CTCCTCGCGGCCGTCTCCGCGAAACGCACTGGCCGCATGGGCGACATCGTCGCCACCATTCAGGCCGAACAGGATCGCATCATCCGCCACGAAACCCGCGGCGCACTTGTCGTCCAAGGCGGCCCCGGCACGGGCAAAACCGCGGTTGCTCTCCATCGCGCTGCCTACCAGCTCTACACCCACCGCAAGAGGCTCGAACACTCGGGGGTGCTCATCGTTGCTCCTACGCGCGGGTTCCTCCGTTACATCGAGCGCGTGCTCCCGAGTCTCGGCGAGACAGGCGTCGTGACGCTCACACCAGGCGAACTCGTTCCGGGCATACGGGCTGACAAGCGCGACCGCGAGGAAGTCGCGCGTGTGAAGGGATCTCTCGCGATGACGAAAGTTCTGCGTCGCGCGATCAAGGCCCGCCAGCAAATCCCCAAAGCTCCCATCGATCTCAACATCGACGGCGTGCACATCACTCTCACGCCAAAGGACGTGCGCGCTGCACGCGCCGAGGCCCGTGCCACCGGCAGACCGCACAACCTCGCGCGCACGACCTTCGTGCGCGCTGCACTTGAGCGCCTCGTGGAAACCTATTGCGCGGAGCTCACACGCCTCGAGCGGCCGTGGGCTGAGGAAGATCGCGCGGACCTCCTCCATGACCTGCGCACGAACCACGACGTCAAGGTCGCGCTCAACCGCTGCTGGCTGCCGTACAGCCCGCAGTCTTTCGCCCGTTCGTTCTTCGCGAGCAAGGATCGGCTCGTACATGCCGCCGGCGAGCACATGAGCGCACGCGAGGCGAAGCTGCTGCATCGCTCGAAGGACGCCGAATGGACGGTCGACGATGTCGCTCTGCTCGACGAGATTGCCGAACTTCTTGGCGACGACGACAGTGCAGCGCAGCGCGAACAGGACAAGGCCCGCGCTGCCGAACGCTCGAACCTCGAATACGCCGAGAAAGTTTTGAGCATGATCGACTCCTCCGAAGGCATCGTGAGCGCAGCTGAGCTCGCGGCTCAGGTGGGCGCCCGGCGCGATGGCCGCTCTCTTGCGGAGAAAGCCGCAGCGGATCGCGCATGGACATACGGCCACATCGTCGTTGATGAAGCGCAAGAGCTCTCCCCCATGATGTGGCGCGCGCTCATGCGCCGAAATCCCACAAAATCGTTCACGATCGTGGGCGATGTTGCTCAGACCTCTTCAATTTCGGGGGCGGACTCGTGGGACTCGGCGCTTTCGCCGTTTATCGACGATCGCGCATGTATCGAGGAACTTACGGTCAACTACCGCACGCCTTCGCGCATCATGCGCCACGCTTCTACGCTCGCCGCCGCTCACGGACTCAGCGTGACGGAAGTAAGGAGCGTGCGT
The window above is part of the Dermabacter vaginalis genome. Proteins encoded here:
- a CDS encoding HelD family protein codes for the protein MASSDEQIALEQRYSDRVYARIDEQIARLETQHSSVIGAQTASTHQNRSERDSFATFYEDRIGLLRSVSSNAIFGRLDRSDASRHYIGRIGVFTAEGTQLLVDWRAPAAAAFYQATPKCPGGVRLRRHLVTSGRTVVDIEDDVLDGSLLDSDEHHSSLQGEGALLAAVSAKRTGRMGDIVATIQAEQDRIIRHETRGALVVQGGPGTGKTAVALHRAAYQLYTHRKRLEHSGVLIVAPTRGFLRYIERVLPSLGETGVVTLTPGELVPGIRADKRDREEVARVKGSLAMTKVLRRAIKARQQIPKAPIDLNIDGVHITLTPKDVRAARAEARATGRPHNLARTTFVRAALERLVETYCAELTRLERPWAEEDRADLLHDLRTNHDVKVALNRCWLPYSPQSFARSFFASKDRLVHAAGEHMSAREAKLLHRSKDAEWTVDDVALLDEIAELLGDDDSAAQREQDKARAAERSNLEYAEKVLSMIDSSEGIVSAAELAAQVGARRDGRSLAEKAAADRAWTYGHIVVDEAQELSPMMWRALMRRNPTKSFTIVGDVAQTSSISGADSWDSALSPFIDDRACIEELTVNYRTPSRIMRHASTLAAAHGLSVTEVRSVRKGEHDVRFIEAPEADLVEKTLVEARTLADLTRGRVAILCLDDHLDAVLAGASSLFGEAAVGRGSVGIDREVSVMTPTDAKGLEFDAVVIMQPREILESHARGANDLYVALTRPTQALSVVYAGNLPTGLQP